Proteins from one Terriglobales bacterium genomic window:
- a CDS encoding YihY/virulence factor BrkB family protein, translating to MLRFLRLFRLALWRGFEHDVFTSARSAAYYSILTLFPALMVLASVLTASHRSVEFVQEIGEALNAIMPPGAKQAVRSYFENPEARPLSTLVSATAIMLFAASGVVVSWMDGFVRAYRMEHCWNPFKERWIAFLLVLASFVPMTMATLSAAFGSEIEKWGILHSSGQLTPLILMLSSLLRWLISMLTSVAVLALIYHFGLPRWQPWYRVLPGAALATVLWLTATEIFGWYVINYADYNQIYGPLGVAIALLVWLYIISFIVLIGAEFNALIYPRTIVAPPVEDAKAAEPAVQSR from the coding sequence ATGCTTCGCTTTCTGCGACTCTTTCGTTTGGCATTGTGGCGCGGTTTTGAGCATGACGTGTTCACCTCGGCGCGGTCAGCGGCCTACTATTCGATTCTGACGCTGTTTCCTGCCCTGATGGTGTTGGCATCTGTTTTGACGGCATCGCATCGAAGCGTCGAATTTGTTCAGGAAATTGGCGAAGCGCTGAATGCCATTATGCCGCCCGGCGCGAAACAGGCAGTTCGTTCATATTTTGAGAACCCGGAGGCGCGTCCGCTCAGCACCCTGGTTTCTGCCACAGCTATCATGCTCTTCGCAGCTTCGGGAGTGGTGGTTTCATGGATGGATGGTTTTGTGCGTGCCTACCGCATGGAGCACTGCTGGAACCCCTTTAAAGAGCGCTGGATCGCGTTTCTCCTCGTGCTGGCTTCCTTTGTTCCCATGACCATGGCGACGCTTTCTGCGGCCTTTGGCAGCGAGATCGAAAAATGGGGGATTCTGCACAGCAGCGGCCAGTTGACGCCGCTGATTCTGATGTTATCGTCGCTGTTGCGCTGGCTTATTTCCATGCTCACCAGCGTGGCTGTTTTGGCGTTGATCTACCATTTTGGATTGCCCCGCTGGCAACCCTGGTACCGTGTTTTACCGGGGGCAGCCCTGGCTACGGTCCTCTGGCTGACAGCAACCGAAATTTTTGGCTGGTATGTAATCAATTATGCTGACTATAACCAGATCTATGGGCCGCTGGGTGTGGCCATCGCACTGCTTGTCTGGCTCTATATAATCTCTTTTATCGTACTGATTGGAGCTGAGTTCAACGCGCTCATCTACCCGCGCACTATAGTGGCCCCGCCGGTGGAAGATGCCAAAGCGGCAGAGCCCGCAGTTCAATCCCGCTGA
- the rpoC gene encoding DNA-directed RNA polymerase subunit beta', which translates to MEEPLYRSSPFDLGNPVSDFDAIRISLASPEKIRSWSHGEVTKPETINYRTFKPERDGLFCARIFGPVADWECLCGKYKRMKHRGVICDKCGVEVTLSKVRRERLGHIELASPCSHVWFFKGLPSRIGHILDISLRELESILYFEAYVVVDPGDAPVKDYEVIKDEQHFRELDQQYRATGFKAMMGAEAIKELLKRVNTDELSLELREKMKHESSLQKRLKYAKRLKVVEAFRRSGNKPNWMILDVIPVIPPELRPLVPLDGGRFATSDLNDLYRRVINRNNRLKKLMDLHAPEVIVRNEKRMLQEAVDALFDNGRRGRVLRGANNRPLKSLSDTLKGKQGRFRQNLLGKRVDYSGRSVIVVGPELKLHQCGLPKKMALELFKPFIYHRLEQTGQCTTIKQAKEMVEQQEPIVWDILEEVIKDHPVLLNRAPTLHRLGIQAFEPVLVEGKAIKIHPLVCTAFNADFDGDQMAVHIPLSPEAQVEASVLMLSSHNILSPASGQPITVPTQDMVLGLYYLTKERKGAKGEGRAFANIDEVLLALDSGEVETLTPIRLRYSGEVIDLTAAYDDQDVLHTEPKKVERQLLNTTVGRVILNDELPDAMPFINGLLKKKGIGQLVNYCYLRFGLETTVKMLDQVKQLGFRSATRAGLSIGIDDMVIPDDKATLVSRAEKEVISVQQQYLDGAITFGERYNKVVEIWSKITEKVADEMFDAMKQQDKAGNLNPIYVMADSGARGSKQQIRQLSGMRGLMAKPSGEIIETPITANFREGLTVLQYFISTHGARKGLADTALKTADSGYLTRRLVDVAQDVIISEGDCGTLDGIYVGSIVEAGDIIEPLRDRIIGRVSLEKIKDYEGNVIVDVNQDINEELASAIQAAGIERVKIRSVLTCESKRGVCVSCYGRNLASGRLVELGEAVGVIAAQSIGEPGTQLTMRTFHIGGTASRVSEQSRLEAKNAGMVRFVGLQTVRSKAGDLVVMNRAGSITVLDEKGREKERYAVVYGAKIKVEDGAQVTLGQAMVEWDPYTFAILTEIGGQVQYKDLQEGLTLHEEVDEVTGLSRHVVTESPDEKRQPAILIKGKSTRRYLMPSRAHLMINDGDTVHPGDVLAKIPRETTKTKDITGGLPRVVELFEARKPRETAVISEIDGAVKFGEVAKGQRKIFVISDTGTEKEYSVPRGVHINVQEGERVKAGEPLMDGPLNPHDILAVLGEKELQAYLVNEIQEVYRLQGVNISDKHIEVIVRQMMRWVKVEDVGDTTFLLEQQVDKFHFREENDRVIANGGKPATGRPLLLGITKASLSTDSFISAASFQETTRVLTEASINGAVDHLRGLKENVIVGRLIPAGTGMEHYRNVRLAPELEEAAAKVQEEVSQAYQEAERQLELMRQEGETEELTAE; encoded by the coding sequence ATGGAGGAACCCTTGTACCGTTCGAGCCCATTCGATCTCGGAAACCCGGTCAGTGATTTTGACGCTATCCGCATTAGCTTGGCATCTCCGGAAAAGATCCGGAGCTGGTCCCATGGTGAGGTCACCAAGCCTGAGACCATCAACTACCGTACCTTCAAGCCGGAACGTGACGGTTTGTTCTGTGCCCGCATCTTTGGTCCGGTCGCCGACTGGGAGTGTCTGTGCGGCAAATATAAGCGCATGAAGCACCGCGGCGTCATCTGCGACAAGTGCGGTGTTGAAGTTACGCTCTCCAAGGTGCGGCGTGAGCGCCTGGGACACATCGAGCTGGCCTCGCCCTGCTCGCACGTATGGTTTTTCAAGGGACTTCCTTCGCGCATCGGCCACATTCTGGATATCTCGCTGCGCGAGCTAGAGTCCATTCTCTATTTTGAAGCCTATGTCGTTGTTGATCCCGGCGACGCCCCGGTGAAGGACTACGAGGTCATTAAAGACGAGCAGCACTTCCGCGAGCTCGACCAGCAGTACCGCGCCACCGGCTTCAAGGCCATGATGGGCGCTGAAGCTATCAAAGAACTGCTCAAGCGCGTTAACACAGATGAGTTGTCGCTGGAGCTGCGCGAGAAGATGAAGCACGAGAGCTCGCTGCAGAAGCGCCTCAAGTATGCCAAGCGGCTGAAAGTCGTGGAAGCCTTCCGCAGAAGCGGTAACAAGCCCAATTGGATGATCCTGGATGTAATTCCGGTCATTCCGCCTGAGCTGCGCCCGCTGGTGCCGCTCGATGGCGGACGCTTTGCGACTTCAGATTTGAACGATCTGTATCGCCGCGTGATCAACCGCAACAACCGCTTGAAGAAGCTGATGGACCTGCACGCTCCTGAGGTCATCGTGCGCAACGAAAAGCGCATGTTGCAGGAAGCCGTGGACGCGCTCTTCGACAACGGCCGCCGTGGACGTGTACTGCGCGGCGCCAACAATCGTCCGCTCAAGTCGCTCAGCGATACGCTGAAGGGAAAGCAAGGACGCTTCCGCCAGAACCTGCTGGGCAAGCGTGTGGATTACTCCGGTCGTTCGGTCATCGTGGTAGGTCCGGAGCTCAAACTGCATCAGTGCGGCCTGCCCAAGAAGATGGCGCTCGAGCTATTCAAGCCGTTTATCTATCACCGGCTAGAGCAGACCGGGCAGTGCACCACCATCAAACAGGCCAAGGAAATGGTGGAGCAGCAAGAGCCCATTGTATGGGACATTCTGGAAGAGGTCATCAAGGACCATCCCGTGCTGTTGAACCGCGCCCCCACCCTGCACCGTCTTGGCATTCAGGCCTTTGAGCCCGTGCTGGTGGAAGGTAAGGCCATCAAGATCCATCCGCTGGTTTGCACCGCTTTCAACGCCGATTTCGACGGCGACCAGATGGCTGTGCACATCCCGCTTTCGCCCGAAGCGCAAGTGGAAGCCAGCGTGTTGATGCTCTCTTCCCACAACATTCTTTCTCCCGCGTCGGGCCAGCCCATCACGGTGCCCACGCAGGATATGGTGCTGGGACTTTACTACCTGACCAAAGAGCGCAAGGGCGCCAAGGGTGAAGGCCGGGCTTTCGCCAATATTGATGAAGTGCTGCTCGCGCTCGATTCCGGTGAGGTGGAGACGCTAACCCCGATTCGTCTGCGGTACAGCGGCGAGGTCATTGACCTTACCGCGGCCTACGACGATCAGGATGTCTTGCACACCGAACCCAAAAAAGTCGAGCGCCAGTTGCTGAATACCACCGTAGGCCGCGTGATCCTGAACGACGAGCTTCCTGACGCGATGCCGTTTATCAACGGGCTGCTGAAGAAAAAGGGCATCGGGCAGCTCGTGAACTATTGCTACCTGCGCTTTGGTCTCGAGACCACTGTCAAGATGCTCGACCAGGTCAAGCAGCTTGGCTTCCGCTCCGCTACTCGCGCCGGTCTTTCCATCGGAATTGATGACATGGTCATTCCCGATGACAAGGCCACGCTGGTCAGTCGCGCCGAAAAAGAAGTCATCAGCGTGCAACAGCAATACCTGGATGGCGCCATCACCTTCGGCGAGCGCTACAACAAAGTTGTAGAAATCTGGTCGAAGATCACGGAAAAAGTTGCCGATGAAATGTTCGATGCCATGAAGCAGCAGGACAAGGCCGGCAACCTGAATCCGATTTACGTCATGGCCGACTCCGGCGCCCGCGGATCGAAACAACAGATTCGCCAGCTCTCCGGCATGCGCGGTCTGATGGCCAAGCCGTCAGGTGAAATCATCGAAACGCCAATCACGGCAAACTTCCGCGAGGGGTTGACGGTGTTGCAGTACTTCATCTCCACGCACGGAGCGCGCAAAGGTCTGGCAGATACGGCGCTTAAGACAGCCGACTCCGGTTATCTGACCCGCCGTCTGGTAGACGTGGCCCAGGACGTGATCATCAGCGAGGGCGATTGCGGCACGCTGGATGGCATTTATGTCGGCTCCATCGTTGAAGCCGGCGACATCATCGAGCCGCTGCGTGACCGTATTATTGGACGCGTTTCGCTGGAGAAGATCAAGGATTACGAGGGCAACGTCATCGTTGACGTCAATCAAGATATCAACGAAGAACTGGCTTCCGCGATCCAGGCTGCCGGCATCGAGCGCGTTAAGATCCGCTCGGTGTTGACCTGCGAATCCAAGCGCGGCGTATGCGTCAGTTGCTACGGACGCAACCTCGCCTCAGGACGCCTGGTCGAGCTGGGTGAGGCCGTAGGCGTGATTGCAGCCCAATCTATCGGTGAGCCGGGAACGCAGCTTACTATGCGTACCTTCCACATCGGTGGAACCGCATCGCGTGTCTCCGAGCAGTCGCGTCTCGAGGCAAAAAACGCCGGTATGGTGCGCTTTGTCGGTTTGCAGACCGTCCGCTCCAAGGCAGGCGATCTGGTGGTGATGAACCGCGCCGGCTCCATCACGGTTTTAGACGAAAAGGGCCGGGAAAAAGAACGCTACGCCGTGGTATACGGCGCAAAAATCAAAGTCGAAGACGGTGCCCAAGTCACACTCGGCCAGGCCATGGTGGAGTGGGACCCATACACCTTCGCTATCCTGACCGAAATCGGCGGACAAGTGCAATACAAAGACTTGCAGGAAGGCTTGACCCTGCACGAAGAAGTGGATGAAGTCACCGGACTTTCACGCCACGTGGTCACCGAGTCGCCCGATGAGAAGCGCCAGCCGGCGATCCTCATTAAGGGCAAGAGCACGCGCCGTTATCTCATGCCGTCGCGCGCCCACCTCATGATCAACGACGGAGACACCGTGCATCCTGGCGATGTGCTGGCCAAGATTCCGCGTGAAACCACCAAGACCAAGGACATCACGGGCGGTCTGCCGCGCGTGGTGGAACTGTTTGAAGCTCGCAAGCCGCGTGAGACGGCTGTCATCAGCGAAATTGACGGTGCGGTGAAGTTCGGCGAGGTCGCCAAAGGACAGCGCAAGATCTTCGTCATCAGTGACACGGGAACGGAAAAAGAGTACTCCGTGCCCCGCGGCGTGCACATCAACGTGCAGGAAGGCGAGCGCGTGAAGGCCGGCGAGCCGTTGATGGATGGCCCGCTCAACCCGCACGACATCCTTGCCGTACTGGGTGAGAAGGAGCTGCAGGCCTACCTGGTGAACGAAATCCAGGAGGTCTACCGCCTGCAGGGCGTCAACATCAGCGACAAGCATATTGAGGTGATTGTCCGCCAGATGATGCGCTGGGTGAAGGTCGAGGACGTGGGCGATACCACCTTCCTGCTCGAGCAGCAGGTGGATAAGTTCCACTTCCGCGAAGAGAACGATCGCGTGATTGCCAACGGCGGCAAACCGGCAACAGGCCGTCCGCTGCTGCTGGGCATCACCAAGGCCTCGCTCTCTACCGATTCGTTCATCTCTGCCGCCTCCTTCCAGGAGACGACGCGCGTGCTGACCGAAGCCTCCATCAACGGAGCGGTAGATCACCTGCGCGGGCTGAAGGAGAACGTAATCGTTGGCCGCCTCATCCCGGCCGGCACCGGCATGGAGCATTATCGCAACGTGCGTCTGGCGCCGGAGTTGGAAGAAGCTGCCGCCAAGGTGCAGGAAGAGGTCTCACAGGCCTACCAGGAGGCCGAGCGTCAGCTCGAACTCATGCGTCAGGAAGGCGAGACCGAAGAGCTAACAGCAGAATAG
- a CDS encoding rhomboid family intramembrane serine protease, producing MVQRKYRPPSTTTGGMTLSLPPFTRGVVWLLAINLGVFLLLELFSLSAPTMPIVGVVFNFLALWPKDAVHGFVWQFVTYAFIHVGVLNIIGVLLGIWFLGSFLESVWGTRRFLIFYLTCALAGGVGSTVLVYALKIPLGFKMPFMGANGAILGMLGVIGILWADMEFMMIPFPFMIKAKYLVWIAIVVDLVLSFTEMAGILNLGSAFGGLIYAVLYVKFMDRSLSRRRSAPAVYVGRGLSDRAFDEPTPGKKPSFLARWRDAYYRWKRRRAARKFEVYMRKHDRQVYFDEHGNYIDPESAEGRRREEDDSKKPWIN from the coding sequence ATGGTACAGCGAAAATACCGGCCTCCGAGTACGACGACGGGTGGAATGACCCTCTCCTTGCCCCCATTTACTCGTGGTGTGGTGTGGCTGCTTGCCATTAACCTTGGGGTTTTCCTGCTGCTTGAACTTTTCAGTCTTTCTGCTCCAACCATGCCGATTGTGGGGGTCGTATTCAACTTTCTTGCTCTGTGGCCCAAGGACGCAGTGCACGGGTTTGTATGGCAATTTGTAACGTATGCATTCATCCATGTTGGCGTACTCAATATTATTGGTGTGCTGCTGGGCATCTGGTTCTTAGGATCTTTTCTTGAGTCCGTGTGGGGAACACGGCGTTTTTTGATTTTCTATCTTACCTGCGCCCTGGCGGGAGGAGTGGGCTCCACAGTGCTGGTCTATGCCCTCAAAATTCCCCTGGGTTTCAAGATGCCCTTCATGGGCGCTAATGGCGCCATCCTGGGCATGTTGGGAGTTATTGGAATCTTGTGGGCGGACATGGAATTCATGATGATTCCGTTCCCGTTCATGATCAAAGCCAAATATCTGGTATGGATTGCCATTGTTGTGGATTTGGTTCTCTCATTTACCGAGATGGCTGGAATCTTGAACTTGGGCTCAGCTTTCGGCGGACTTATCTACGCCGTGCTTTACGTCAAATTCATGGACCGCAGTCTTTCCAGACGAAGATCTGCTCCTGCCGTATATGTCGGACGTGGGCTCTCCGACCGGGCTTTTGATGAACCTACCCCCGGCAAGAAACCATCTTTCCTCGCCCGCTGGCGCGACGCTTACTACCGCTGGAAGCGCCGCCGTGCCGCCCGCAAGTTTGAAGTTTACATGCGCAAGCACGACCGCCAAGTGTACTTTGACGAGCACGGCAACTACATTGATCCAGAGTCTGCAGAAGGCCGCCGCCGCGAAGAAGATGACAGCAAGAAGCCTTGGATTAATTAG
- the pyk gene encoding pyruvate kinase → MTTVPPLDIKDMDEVQEHDHEPVSPVRDSKRRAKIVCTIGPASSSEAVLRDLMRMGMDVARLNFSHGGYPDHAKRIELLRRVAEKEGRSICILQDLQGPKIRTGRLKSRMPVALKAGSRVVITPRDVLGTPSLISTTFQTLAHDVEPGARILLCDGLIELRVRAIHGDDVECEVINGGLLGEHKGINLPGRVLSVPSLTEKDEQDLAFGIKHAVDAVAVSFIRTADDVRAVKRQLAMHNSDMPVIAKLEKPQAIEHLEEIFDVAEGVMVARGDLGVEMPPEKVPIIQKHIIRRALAWRKPVITATQMLESMIENPRPTRAEASDVANAIFDGTDAVMLSAETASGKYPREAVAIMSRIVLEAESNMGETVIRRRHNTHQLSIAETICESVAHAALDLDMRAISVYTESGNTARLISKYRPKCLIYGFSHIPRVCNRQNMLWGVYPVACGRIPSAEDMVLYAERELLRSNAVAPGDVMGVVAGTQRFSGSTNFMRLHVVGASDAQDFHRPRSKQRRKPARIHAAQERRKR, encoded by the coding sequence GTGACAACCGTTCCACCGCTGGATATCAAGGACATGGATGAAGTGCAAGAGCACGATCACGAACCAGTCTCGCCTGTGCGTGATAGTAAGCGCCGTGCCAAGATCGTATGTACCATTGGCCCTGCGAGCAGTTCCGAAGCCGTGCTGCGCGATCTCATGCGTATGGGCATGGATGTTGCCCGCCTGAACTTCTCGCATGGCGGCTATCCGGACCATGCCAAGCGTATTGAGCTGCTCCGCCGCGTGGCCGAAAAAGAAGGCCGCAGCATCTGCATCCTGCAAGACCTGCAGGGGCCCAAGATTCGCACCGGCAGGCTCAAATCCCGCATGCCGGTTGCGCTCAAGGCCGGTTCAAGGGTGGTGATTACCCCCCGTGACGTGCTGGGAACGCCTTCCTTGATTTCCACCACTTTCCAGACCCTGGCGCACGACGTTGAACCGGGTGCACGCATTCTGCTATGCGACGGGCTGATCGAGCTACGCGTGCGCGCCATTCACGGCGACGACGTGGAGTGTGAGGTCATCAACGGCGGTTTGCTGGGCGAGCACAAGGGCATCAACCTTCCCGGGCGCGTGCTCAGCGTGCCTTCCCTGACGGAAAAAGATGAGCAGGACCTGGCCTTTGGCATCAAGCACGCCGTAGACGCAGTTGCGGTTTCTTTTATCCGCACCGCCGATGACGTGCGGGCTGTCAAGCGCCAGTTGGCGATGCACAACTCCGACATGCCCGTGATTGCCAAGCTGGAAAAACCGCAGGCCATCGAGCATCTGGAAGAAATTTTCGATGTAGCGGAAGGGGTTATGGTGGCGCGTGGCGACTTAGGTGTGGAGATGCCGCCAGAAAAGGTGCCGATTATCCAGAAGCACATCATCCGGCGTGCCCTGGCATGGCGCAAGCCGGTGATTACGGCCACGCAGATGCTGGAGTCCATGATTGAAAATCCGCGCCCCACCCGCGCCGAAGCCAGCGACGTGGCCAATGCCATCTTCGACGGCACCGACGCCGTGATGCTCTCGGCGGAAACCGCCAGCGGCAAATATCCGCGCGAGGCCGTGGCCATCATGTCGCGGATTGTGCTCGAGGCCGAAAGCAATATGGGTGAGACCGTGATCCGCCGCCGCCACAATACGCATCAGCTCTCGATTGCGGAAACCATTTGCGAATCGGTGGCGCATGCTGCGCTTGATCTTGATATGCGCGCCATCTCCGTGTATACGGAAAGCGGCAATACGGCGCGACTCATCTCCAAATATCGGCCCAAGTGTTTGATCTACGGCTTCTCCCACATACCCCGCGTCTGTAATCGCCAGAATATGCTCTGGGGAGTCTATCCGGTAGCCTGCGGAAGAATTCCTTCGGCGGAAGACATGGTGCTCTACGCCGAACGCGAACTCTTACGATCAAACGCAGTTGCGCCAGGTGATGTCATGGGGGTCGTAGCCGGCACCCAGAGATTTTCCGGTTCAACTAACTTCATGCGGCTGCATGTAGTCGGGGCCAGCGATGCCCAGGATTTCCATCGTCCGCGCAGCAAACAACGCCGCAAACCCGCGCGTATCCACGCTGCACAGGAGCGCCGAAAGCGATAG